CGGTCAACCAATTCGCTCCCGCCGACACCGCCGGGGTGGCCAGCGTCATGAGCGTGATCCGGCCGGGCAAGGAAGCGCACCCGGTGCTCGCGATGGCCAGCAACCGCACCTACGGACTCAACACCGAGGCCGGCGAAACCATGCAGCCGCAACCCTTCTCGCTGGCCGGCAACGGCGCCGGGTCGGTGTTCAAGATCTTCACCGTCGCCGCCGCCATGGAGATGGGCATGGGCATCAACAGCCAGTTGCCCGTGCCCGCGGCGTTCCAGGCCAAGGGCCTGGGTAGCAGCAGCTCGCCGGGATGCCCGCCGGCCACCTGGTGCGTCCGCAACGCCGGTGGCTACCGCGACTCGATGAGCGTCACCGACGCGCTGGCCACCTCGCCGAACACCGCCTTCGCCAAGCTGATCTCCCAGATCGGCGTGCAGCGGGCCGTCGACATGGCGGTCCGGTTGGGCCTGCGCTCGTATGCGCTGCCGGGTACCGCCCGCGACTATGACCCGGAGAGCAACGAGAGCCTCGCCGATTTCGTGAAGCGGCAGAACATCGGATCGTTCACCCTCGGCCCGATCGAGGTCAACGGCCTCGAGCTGTCCAACGTCGCCGCGACGCTCGCCTCGGGCGGGGTGTGGTGCCCGCCGAACCCGATCGCCCAGGTCTTCGACCGGCACGGCAACGAGGTCGCGGTGACCACCGAGACCTGTGAGCAGGTCGTGCCCGAGGGGTTGGCCAACACCCTGGCCAATGCGATGAGCGAGGACGACAGGGGCTCGGGTACCGCGGCCGGAGCCGCCGGCTCGGCGGGGTGGAACCTGCCGATGTCGGGCAAGACCGGCACCACCGAGTCCAACCGCTCCTCGGCCTTCCTGGGGTTCACCAGCGAGTTCGCCGCCGCCAACTACATCTACGACGATTCGACCCAGCCCAGCGAGTTGTGCTCGTTCCCGTTGCGGCAGTGTGGTTCCGGCAACCTCTTCGGCGGTAACGAGCCCGCCCGCACCTGGTTCACCGCGATGAAACCGCTGACACCGGACACCGTGGTGCTGCCGCCGACGGATCCGCGTTATGTCGACGGTGGTCCGGGATCGCGGGTGCCCAGCGTCGCCGGGATGGATGTGAGCATGGCGCGGGACCGGCTGCGCGCCGCCGGTTTCCAGGTCGCCGATCAGCCGACCGAGGTGAATTCCGGATCTCCGCGCGGCGCCGTGGTCGGCACCTCGCCGACCGGGCAGACCATTCCGGGATCGATCATCACCATTCTGACCAGTAACGGCATCCCGCCGGCACCCCCGCCACCACCGGCAGGCATCCCGGGACTGCCGCCGATGGTGGGGTCCACGGTGGTTCAGATTCCGGGTCTGCCACCGATCACCGTGCCGGTGCTCGGACCGCCCCCGCCACCGGCACCACCGCCGCCACCGTGATCTGGTGAGTAAACTGCTGCCATGTCGCACCTGAAGAACACCGCCGCTATCGCCGCAGGCAGCCTGGTCGCCGGCATCGGTTACGCGTCGTTGATCGAGCGCAACGCGTTCGCTCTTCGGGAACTGACCATGCCGGTGCTCACCCCCGGGTCGACTCCGCTGCGGGTGCTGCACCTGTCGGATCTGCACATGCTGCCGCGTCAGCGGCGCAAGCAGGAGTGGCTGCGTGAGCTGGTGTCCTTGCAGCCGGACCTGGTGGTCAACACCGGCGACAACCTGTCCCACCAGAAGGCCGTACCGGCCGTGGTTCAGGCCCTCGGGGACCTGCTGTCGGTGCCGGGTGTCTTCGTCTTCGGCAGCAACGACTACTTCGCGCCGAAGCCGAAGAATCCGACCAACTACCTGTTCAACAAGAAGCGACGCATCCACGGGGATCCGCTGCCGTGGCAGGATCTGCGCGCGGCCTTCACCGAGCGCGGCTGGCTGGACATGACCCATGTCCGCCGCGAGTTCGAGGTGGCCGGCCTGCAGATCGCCGCCGCGGGCGTCGACGATCCCCATCTCAAGCGAGATCGCTACGACACCATCGCCGGACCTGCCAGCGCGAAGGCCAACCTCACGCTGGGGGTCACGCACTCGCCCGAACCGTGGGTGTTGGACCGTTTCGCCGCCGACGGGTATCAGCTGGTGCTCGCCGGACACACCCACGGCGGGCAGCTGTGCCTGCCGTTCTACGGGGCGGTGGCCACCAACTGCGATCTGGACCGCTCACGGGCCAAGGGCGCGTCGCAGTGGGGTGCGGACATGAAGCTGCACGTCTCGGCCGGGCTCGGCACATCGCCGTACGCGCCGGTGCGGTTCTGCTGCCGCCCGGAGGCGACCCTGCTCACCTTGGTCGCCGCGCCGGCCAAGGGACCGGTCATCGGAAGCCGTGCCGGACAGGCACATCCGACCGCATCGGTACGGTGAGCGCCCGCGACTGGGTCGACAATGCGGTCCGGCTGATCGAGGCCGATGCCCATCGCAGCGCGGACACCCACCTGTTGCGCTATCCCCTGCCATCGGCGTGGGCGGACCGCTTCGATGTGTCGTTGTATCTCAAGGACGAGACGACCCACATCACCGGCAGCCTCAAACACCGGCTCGCACGTTCGCTGTTCCTGTACGCGCTGTGCAATGGCTGGATCGGTCCCGGCACCACCGTGATCGAGGCCTCCTCGGGATCCACGGCGGTCTCCGAGGCGTACTTCGCGGCGATGCTGGGGCTGCCCTTCATCGCGGTCATGCCGAGTTCGACGAGTGCCGCCAAGGTTGCGTTGATCGAATCACAGGGCGGTCGTTGCCATTTCGTGGAGCGCTCGGCCCAGGTCTACGAGGAGGCCGAGCGGCTGGCCCGCGAGACCGGCGGCCACTATCTCGACCAGTTCACCAATGCCGAGCGGGCCACCGACTGGCGCGGGAACAACAACATCGCCGAATCGATCTTCGAGCAGATGGCCAGGGAGACCCATCCCGTACCGGACTGGATCGTCGTCGGGGCGGGCACCGGGGGCACCAGCGCCACCATCGGGCGCTATCTGCGGTACCGGCGGCACCGCACTGCGCTGTGTGTCGTCGACCCGGAGAACTCGGCCTTCTTCCCGGCCTACGAGCAGGGCCGCCTCGATGTCGAGACCGGGGTGTCATCGCGGATCGAGGGAATCGGCCGGCCCCGGGTGGAGCCGTCGTTCATGCCGGGTGTGGTGGATCGGATGATGACCGTCCCCGACTGCGGATCGGTGGCCGCCGCCCATCACGTCAGCGCGGTGCTGGGCCGCCGGGTGGGGCCGTCGACCGGCACCAACGTGTGGGGCGCGTTCGCGCTGCTGGCCGAGATGATGGCGGCCGGGCGCAGCGGTTCGGTGGTGACACTGCTCGCCGACAGCGGCGACCGGTACCGCGATACCTACTTCGACGCGGAGTGGCTGAGCAGCCAGGGGTTGGACTCCTCGACATCGGCGGCGAAGCTGGCCGAGTTCGAGTCCTCGGGGCGCTGGAACTGATCCTCGGCCTCGTCGGCGCCGCGGACCGGTCCACGGCCGGACAGGTACAGCCACAACGCCGCGACGCCGAAGAACGTGATGTAGACGAACGCTCCCAGGTCGGTCATAACGGCCTCGTTTCTGTGTTCGGACGCCCCCGATGGTGTCCTTCGGGTGGTACAACGCCGGCGGGGCCTCGCTTGCTTCCCGGTGCCGGCTTCGGCCTGTGAGTGCCCCGTTCGGCACGCATCCGAAACCCCGCTCGCGGCCAGGGGAGGCCGTTTGGCTTTCCGGCTGTCCGGTGCGATACGCTGTCGTGGCTTCACGCGGGGTGTGGCGCAGCTTGGTAGCGTGCTTCGTTCGGGACGAAGAGGTCGTGGGTTCGAATCCCGCCACCCCGACTCGCTGAGGTGGGCCCTGACCGGGAAATCGGTCAGGGCCTTTTTCATGCCACCCCGCTTTCATGCCACCCTGCAAAGGCATCCGCACGCGCATACCCTTCGTCTGTGTTCCGCACCGGTGACATCATCGCCGGCGCCGAGCGCGCGGACGGGGTGTGTCGGCGCTACACCATCGACACGCTGCTCGGCCGGGGCTCCAGCGCCGATGTCTATCGCGCGCTCGGCCCGTCCGGACCTGTCGCACTGAAGGTGCTGCGCGCCGACCCTGCCGCCGCCGACCGCGCCCAGGAACGTTTTGCCAGAGAGTTCACGCTGGCCGCCACGCTCACCCACCCGCATATCGTCGCTGTGTACGAGATGGGCAAGCTGCCCACGGAGCCCTCGACGCCGTGGATGGCGATGCAATACATCGACGGACCGGACTCCTCGGTGCTGGTCCCCGCGAGCACCACCGACCCGGACACCACCGCCGTGTTGCGCACCTGCAACCAGATCGCCGAAGCGCTGGACTACGCCCACTCGATGGACGTGTTGCACCGCGATGTCAAACCCACGAATGTCCTGCTCACCACCGACCGCCTCGACGCCTATCTCAGCGATTTCGGCATCGCGCAGATCATCGACGAGGTGTCTGCCCTACCCCGCAACGGCCGCATCAGCGGATCGATATCCTACGCCGCGCCCGAGCTGCTCACCGGCGAACATCTCTCGCCCGCAACAGACTTGTACGCGTTCGCCGCCACGGTGCTCGAATGGCTCACCGGGTTGCCGCCGTACCCCCGACCCACGGCTTTCGCCATAACCTATGCGCACCTGAATGATTCACCACCCCGGTTGAGTGGCCGGCGCCGATGGCTGCCCCGCAGCCTCGATTCGGTGTTCGCCAAGGCGTTGGCGAAAAGTCCTGCAGCCCGCTATGACTCGTGCGCCGAGTTCGCCGGGATCGTCGTCCACACGTTGCGCGACATCCCGACCGGTGGTGGCAGTTAGCACAATGTTTACACGCCGAAAGTTTCGGCGCCTGTTGACCGGGCATACGCTCTGGCCAGTACACCCCGCGCCCAACGGTGAGCGTCGAGACCGATACATCCAGGGAGCGATATGTCGACCGATGCCACGTATGACAATTCGGCACTGGCACATGAGGAGGAGGGGTATCACAAATCCCTCAAGCCACGCCAGATCCAGATGATCGCCATCGGTGGGGCCATCGGCACCGGTCTGTTCATGGGGGCCGGTAGCCGATTACATGACGCCGGACCAGGACTGTTCCTGGTGTACGCGTTCTGCGGCGTTTTCGTCTTCTTCATCATGAGGGCCCTCGGCGAGCTGGTACTGCATCGCCCCTCGTCGGGATCCTTCGTCTCCTACGCACGCGAGTTCTTCGGGGAGAAGACGGCGTATGTGACCGGCTGGTTGTACTTCTTCAACTGGGCCGCGACCGCCATCGTCGACGTGACAGCGGTCGCGCTCTACGTGCACTTCTGGGGCATGTTCGAGGCGATACCGCAGTGGCTCATCGCCCTGATCGCGTTGGGCATCGTGCTCACCATGAACATCATCTCGGTGAAACTGTTCGGCGAGATGGAGTTCTGGGCGTCGATCATCAAGGTGGCGGCGCTGGTGACGTTCCTGGTCGTCGGGATAGTGTTCCTGGCCGGCCGTTTCGAAATCGAGGGATCAGCAACGGGTTTCAGTGTGATCAGCGATAACGGCGGATTACTGCCCACTGGGATGTTCTCCCTGGTGATCGTCACCTCCGGCGTCATCTTCGCCTATGCCGCAGTCGAATTGGTCGGCATCGCGGCCGGCGAAACCGAGGAGCCGGCCAAGGTGATGCCACGCGCCATCAACTCGGTGATCCTGCGTATCGCCGTGTTCTACGTCGGTTCGCTGATCCTGCTGGCCTTGCTGTTGCCGTACACCACCTATCGGGCCGGGGAAAGTCCGTTTGTCACCTTTTTCTCCAAGATCGGGGTGCCTGCCGCCGGCGGCATCATGAACCTCGTCGTGCTGACAGCGGCGATGTCCAGCCTCAATGCCGGCCTGTACTCCACCGGGCGCATCCTGCGCTCGATGGCCATGAATGGCTCCGCGCCGTCGTTCACCGGCGTCATGAATCGAAACGGTGTGCCATTCGGTGGTATCGCATTGACCGGCGCGCTCACCCTGCTCGGCGTGGTGCTCAACCTGTTCGTCCCCGCGGAGGCCTTCAACATCGCCCTCGATCTGTCCGCCTTGGGCATCATTTCGACGTGGGCGATGATCATGGCCTGCCAGATCCAACTGTGGCGCTGGGAGCGCAAGGGCATTCTGACCCGACCGAAGTTCCGACTCCCGGGCACGCCGTACACCAGTTACGCGACGCTGGTCTTCCTCGCCGCGGTGACCGCGCTGATGTGTTACGAGAACATCTGGAATCTGATCGCCATCCTGGTGATCGGACCGATGCTGGTGGCGGGCTGGTACGCGGTGCGCAGCAAGGTGATGACCATGGCCCAGCAGCGTCTCGGGTACACCGGTGACTACCCGGTCGTCCCGCAACCCCCGATACCCGAACGCGGGCATGGGGGCCACTAGTCACGTGGTGGCCTGACGCACTCCCTCCGACTCCCAACCAAGCGGTTGGTACAGTTCGATGATGACCGAACCGAGTTGGATGGCGGCCCTCCTCGATTTCGACCGTGCCGGTGACCGCTTCCTGGCCCCGCAGCTGGGGGTGCCCGGTATGCGACTGTTCGGTGGTCTCATCGCCGCCCAGGCGCTCGGCGCGGCCGGGGCGACCGTCGATCCGGGCAAACATCCTCAGTCGCTGCACGCGTATTTCGTCCGCGGCGGGGAGTTCGGAGTCGATGTCGAACTGGAGGTCGAACGAACCCGCGACGGCCGGTCCTTCGATACCCGCCGGGTCACCGCACGCCAGCACGGCAAGGTCATCCTTGAGATGATCGCGTCCTTCCAGATTCCCGAGGACGGCGCCGACTGGCACCCGGCCAGGCCGCCGAGCGTGCCACTGGAATCCGCGATTGCGAAAACCCTGGACCTGGACTTCACCAACTGGCTGGAATTGCGCTGCGACCCCGCCGATACCACGCGATTCGTCCTGCCGCCCTTCTGGATTCGCAGCCGCAGCCCCATCGAGGACGATCCGCTGATCAGGGCATGCACCCTGACCTTCGTATCCGATATCGGCCCGGTCCCGGCCGCCCGACCACCGGGGACGCCGTTCACGCCGGGCGAGGGCACCGGCTTCGCGACCAGCCTCGACCACTCCGTGTGGTTCCACCGGCCGTTCGACCCCGACCGATGGCACCGCTACGAGATCGATTCACTGGGCAACAGTCACTCACGTGGATTGGTGGTCGGCGGGTTCTACGACACCGCGGGTGCCCTCATCGCCAACACCAGCCAACAGGCCTTGTGGCGGTTGTGAGCAACGCCTCGGCACGTGCCGAGTCCGACACCTTGACCGTGCCGTCGACCGTCGAGAAAGATGATCGTCGTGCTGAAGTTGCCGGAGAGTGAACAGATCGCAGCGGTAGAGGATCGCCTGGTCAAACAGTTCACGGATGTCCCCGCCGAGACCGTCCGCACCACGGTTGCCGCAGCACATCAGCACTTCATCCAGAGCGCTGTCCGCGACTACATCGCCCTGCTCGTCGAGCGGCGCGCCTTCGCCGCACTGAAGTCCGCCGCACCCGCTTCCTGACACCGCCGGCCCGCCCAGGCAGGATGGTTCCCATGACCGGCACCGCGGGCGGATACCAGCCGTACTACCCTGCGCCACCTCAGTTCCATGCCTTCCAGCCCGGCATCATCCCGCTGCGACCGCTGAACCTCTCGGACATCTTCAACGGTGCGTTCGGCTACATCCGGGCGAACCCGAAAACCACACTCGGCCTCACCACCATCGTGGTGCTGGCATCCCAGCTGTTGTCCTTCGCACTGCAGGTGTGGCCGCTGGCGTCCGGTGGCGCTCTCGACCCCGCCGGCATCACCGGTCAGTACGACGATGCCGCGCTGCTGGCCGGGTCCGTCATCGGCAGCCTCGCCGGCGCGTTGGCGACCTGGATCGCCGCCATCCTGCTCAGCGGAATGCTCACCGTGATCATCGGTAGAGCGGTCTTCGGTGCGGGTATCACCGCGGGCGAGGCCTGGCAACGACTGCGCCCCCGACTGCTTCCGCTCCTCGGTGTCACGGCGCTGGAGACCCTCGGTGTCGGACTGCTGGTCGCGGCGGTCGCCGGCGTCATCGCCGTCGTCGCGATCGCCCTCAACGGCTGGATCGCGTTGTTCGTCGGCATCCCGTTGGTCCTCGGCATGATCGTCGCGCTGGCCTTCGTGTTCACCAAACTCAGCTTCACGCCCACGCTGGTGGTGCTCGAGCGACTACCTGTCATCACGGCGATCGAGCGGTCATTCGCCCTGGTACGCCACGACTTCTGGCGGGTCTTCGGCATCCGCCTGCTGGCCATGCTGGTGGCCGGGATGATCGCCGGCGCGGTGTCCGTCCCGTTCACCATCGGCGGTCAGGTCCTCATCGGCATGGCCGGACCCGACGGTTCCGGGGCCATCTTCATCGGACTGGTGCTGACGACGGTCGGCGCCGCGATCGGGCAGATCCTCACCGCGCCCTTCACCGCCGGTGTGGTGGTGTTGCAGTACACCGACCGGCGCATCCGCGCCGAGGCCTTCGACCTGGTGTTGCAGACCGGGGCCGGTTACGCCCCTGCCGCCCCGGACAACTCGACCGACCACCTCTGGCTGACCCGCCACCCCTGACACCGTGACCGGCCTGAACATCGACGGCGATGCCGCGCATGACGCCGCACAGCGCGAGCTCACCAAACCGATCTATCCCCGACCATCGCTGACCGACCGCCTGACGGGCTGGATCGACGAGCTGCTCTACAAGGCCTTCACCAGCAGCGACTGGTTGCCCGGCGGCTGGATCACCCTGGCACTGTTCGTGATCCTGTCCATCGTCGCCATCATCGTCATCGTCCGGGTGGCCCGGCGGACCATGCGGTCGACAAGGGACGGCCACGACGCCGTGCTCACCGACCGCGCCCGCAGCGCCGCGCACCATCGCCGGGCCGCCGAGGCCGCTGCCGCGCAAGGTGACTGGACATCGGCGATCCGCGACCGACTGCGTGCGGTGGCACGTGAGCTCGAAGAGAGCGGCACCCTGGACCCCGTTCCTGGCCGCACCGCCACCGAACTGGCCGTCGCCGCCGGCGCCGTACGTCCCGAACTTCGGACCGAATTCTCCTCGGCGGCCGAGACATTCAACGGAGTCAGTTACGGCGACCGGCCGGGCAGCGCCGAACAGTACCGCCAGATCGTCGAACTCGACGAGCACCTGCGCGAAGCCAGGACCCGATGACCAGGCGACGTTGGCGCACGGCGCGGATCATCGGGCTGGCAATCGTGTTGATCGTGGCGGTGTCCGCGTTCGGCGCCTACCTGACCGCGCCGCGTGGGGGCGGACTGCTGGCGGCCGACTCGACCGCTCCCGACGGCGCGCACGCACTGCTGACGCTGCTGCGCGATCAGGGTATCGATGTCGTGGTGGCCGATGATGTCGACGAGGTCGCCGCGGCCGCCGGCCCCGACACGTTGATCGCCGTCGCCCAGACGTTCTTCCTGCTCGACGGCGACGTCCTGGACCGGTTGGCCGCCCTTCCCGGCGATCGGCTGCTCATCGCGCCGTCCGGTGTCACCCGCGAACACCTGGCACCGGGAATCGACGTGGACGGTACCGCGCAGTTCGGCGGACGGCCGGCCTGTGATCTCCGCGAGGCGGTCACCGCCGGTGATGTCCAACTCGGGTTCAGCGACACCTTCGCCAGGGCAGACGACGGCGCGGCCACCCGCTGTTACGGCGGAGCCTTGTTGCGCTACCAGGACGGCGGGCGCACCGTGACCCTCGTCGGGAGTGGCGCCTTCATGACCAACGCCGGGCTTCTCGGACAGGGCAGCGCCGCGCTGGCGATGAATCTGTCCGGCACCCACCAACGCGTCATCTGGTATGCCCCGCAACGGATCGAAGGTGAGACGACCGGTTCGACATCGCTGGTCGATCTGATACCGGCCCAGGTCGTCTGGGCCGTGGTCCAGATCGGTCTCGCCGTGCTGCTGGTCGCCTGGTGGCGCGCGCGCCGGCTCGGGCCGCTGGTCGCCGAGCGACTGCCCGTGGTGGTGCGGGCGTCGGAGACCGTCGAGGGCAGGGCACGGTTGTATCGCTCCCGGCGGGCCCGCGACCGCGCCGCCGCGGCACTACGCACTGCGGCGCTGTCCCGACTACGTCCGCGGCTGGGTCTGGGCCTGCGCTCGTCGCCGGACGCGATCGTTCATGCGGTGGCGGCTCGCACCGGAGCGGACGCGCGGGCGCTGTCGCACACCCTGTTCGGACCCCCGCCCAGCACCGACGAGCAACTCCTCGGGCTGGCACGACATCTCGACGATATCGAAAGGCAGGTCGCACAGTCGTGACACAACCCGAGGCCGCACGGGAGGCGCTACTCGCCCTGCGCGCAGAAATCTCCAAGGCCGTCGTCGGACAGGACGCCGTGGTCAGCGGGCTGGTGATCGCCCTGCTCTGCCGCGGACACGTCCTGCTCGAGGGCGTACCCGGGGTGGCCAAGACACTGCTGGTGCGCAGCCTCGCCGCGACCCTGCGGCTGGACTTCACGCGCGTGCAATTCACCCCGGACCTGATGCCCGGCGATGTGACCGGTTCGCTGATCTACGACGCCCGTACCGCCGAGTTCGCCTTCCGCGCCGGCCCGGTGTTCACCAACCTGCTACTGGCGGACGAGATCAACCGCACTCCGCCCAAGACCCAGGCAGCGCTGTTGGAGGCCATGGAGGAACGGCAGGTCACCGTCGATGGCGCGGCGCGCGCGCTGCCCGACCCGTTCATCGTCGCGGCCACCCAGAATCCGATCGAGTACGAGGGCACCTATCAGCTGCCGGAGGCCCAACTTGACCGATTCCTGCTGAAGCTCAACGTGCCGTTGCCACCACGTGATCAGGAGATCGCGATATTGCACCGGCACGCAACGGGTTTCGATCCTCGCAATCTCTCCGCGCTGACCGCGGTGGCCGGGCCGGAGGATCTTGCCGCCGGCCGTGCGGCCGTGCGCCAGGTGATGGCCGCCCCGGAAATCCTCGGATACATCGTCGACATCGCCGGCGCCACCAGGACGTCACCGGCTCTTCAGCTCGGGGTGTCACCGCGCGGTGCGACCGCGCTGCTGGCCACCGCACGATCCTGGGCATGGCTGTCGGGTCGCAACTTCGTGACCCCCGACGATGTCAAGGCGATGGCACGGCCGACGTTGCGGCACCGGATCGCCCTGCGTCCGGAGGCCGAACTGGAGGGCGCCGATGCCGACGGTGTGCTGGACGGAATCCTGGCGTCGGTGCCGGTGCCGCGGTAATGGTTCTCACCGGGCGGGCCGGACTGCTGGCGGCGCTTGGCGTGCTGCCGGTGGTCGTCTCGCCATGGCCGGCAACGATGTTCGTGGTCGTGGCCGTGATGATCGGCGCGCTGCTGATCGCCGATGCGCTGCTGGCCGCCGGCCTCGACCGGCTGGAGCTGCGGCGCACCGGGGACAGCACCGCCCGTCTGGGCCAACCGGTGCGCATCGAGCTCGAGGTACGTCATGGCGGAAAGCGGAGGCTGCGCGGGCAGATCCGCGATGCCTGGGCACCCAGCGCGCGGGCACGGCCCCGGGTCCAGCGGCTCGATATCCCCGCCGGCGGGCGGGCCAGGATCGCCACCGAGCTCGCGCCGGTGCGCCGTGGCGATCAGCACGCCGCGCATGTCACCGTGCGGGCGATAGGCCCGCTGGGGTTGGCCGGGCGGCAGCGCACGACGCACGCCGACTGGCAGATACGCGTCCTACCGCCGTTCCTGTCCCGTAAGCATCTTCCGTCACGGCTGGCCAAACTGCGCGAGCTCGACGGGATGGTCCCGGTCTTGATCCGCGGGCAGGGCACCGAATTCGACACACTTCGCGAATACGTCGACGGCGACGACGTGCGGTCCATCGACTGGCGCGCCACCGCGCGGCGGGGTGATGTCATGGTGCGGACCTGGCGCCCGGAGCGGGACCGGCGGGTGGTCATCGTGCTGGACACCGGCCGGACCTCGGCGGGCCGGATCGGAGTGGACCCGCTGTCGTCCGACCCGGCGGGGTGGCCTCGGCTGGATTGGTCGATGGATGCCGCGCTGTTGTTGGCCGCGCTGGCCTCGCGGGCCGGTGACCACGTCGACTTCCTGGCACACGACCGGATCAGCCGGGCCGGTGTGTTCGGCGCCTCGCGACGGGAACTGTTGGCGCAATTGGTCTCGGCGATGGCGCCCCTGGAGCCGGCTCTGCTCGAATCCGATGCGACGGCCATGGTGGCCGCCGTGCAGCGGCGCGTTCGCCGGCGCGCCCTGGTGGTGCTGCTGACCGATCTGAACGCCTCGGCTCTGGACGAGGGCCTGTTGCCGGTATTGCCGCAGCTGTCGGCGCGCCACCAGGTGATGGTGGCCGCCGTGACCGATCCGCGGGTCGACGCGTTGGCCTCGGGCCGCTCCGATGCCGCACAGATCTACGACGCGGCGGCCGCCGAGCGGGCCCGCAACGATCGCCGCGATATCGCGGACCGATTGCGGGGCCACGGTGTCGACGTCATCGACGCCGCACCGCAGGATCTGGCACCCGCACTGGCCGACCGCTATCTGGCGATGAAGGCCACCGGCCGGCTCTAGCCTGTCGGGACGACATCCGGCGCATCCTCGACATCGCCGGTCAGGCCCGCTCGACGGGCGGCTCTCCCGAAGTGCACGACATAGCCGAGGAACGCGATCTCGGCGGCCACCCCGATGGTGACGCGCGCCCAGGTCGGCAGCGGTGACGGGGTGACCAGCGCCTCGATCAACCCGGAGATCAGCAGCACCACCACCAGCCCACCCGCCACTGCGACCACCGCGCGGCCGCGCTCGGCGAGCAGCTGTGACCGCGGCCGGTCACCGGGTGAGACGACCGACCAGCCCAGCCGCATCCCTGCGGCGGCCGCCAAGAACACCGCGGTCAGTTCGAGCAGGCCGTGCGGTGTGATCAACCCGAGGAACAGGTCCCCCTTCCCGGCGCCGAACATCAGACCCCCGGACACGCCGACGTTGGCGGCGTTCTGGAACAGCACCCACGGTATGGGCAGACCGAGCAGGACCGCGAATGCGATGCACTGGGCGGCGACCCAGGCGTTGTTGACCCAGACCCGCAGCCCGAACGAACCGGCCGGGTTCTCGCTGTAATACGCCTCGAAGTCGTGGTTGATCAACTGTTGTAGTTCCGCGGGTGTGCCCAATGTCGCGCGCACCTCGGGATTGCCGGCCACCCAGAATCCGATGACGATCGCGACCACGAGGAAGCCCAGCGCGGACCCGAGCCACCACCGTCGACAGTCATAGGCCACCAGCGGGAACGAGACCGTCCAGAACCGGATGAATTCGCGCCACAGCGGCGCCCTTGCCCCGGTGACGGCCGATCGGGCACGCGCCACCAGCCCGGACAACTTCGCGACCAACACCGCATCCCCGGCGGAACTGCGGACCACCGAAAGGTGGGTGGACGCCCGCTGATACAGATCGATCAGCTCGTCGATCTCGGCCCCGGTCAGGTTGCGCCGCCGCTTCAGCAGCTGCTC
The sequence above is drawn from the Mycolicibacterium neoaurum VKM Ac-1815D genome and encodes:
- the ponA2 gene encoding transglycosylase/D,D-transpeptidase PonA2, yielding MSDQPQRRPPVPVTVIKLMWCCLLAAVIAAGLMFPVVGGIGLMSNRASDVVANGSAQLVEGDIPAVSTMTDSQGNPIAWLYTQRRFEVPSEQIANTMKLAIVSIEDKRFAEHNGVDWQGTLTGLSGYLSGNLDTRGGSTIEQQYVKNYQLLVVAQTDAEKRAAIETTPARKLREIRMALTLDKTLTKPEILTRYLNLVSFGNGAFGVQDAAQTYFGVNASELNWQQAALLAGMVQSTSVLNPYTNPEGALARRNVVLDTMIENVPQEAEALRAAREQPLGVLPQPKELPRGCIAAGDRAFFCDYALDYLARAGLSKDQVAKGGYLIKTTLDPNVQATVKNAVNQFAPADTAGVASVMSVIRPGKEAHPVLAMASNRTYGLNTEAGETMQPQPFSLAGNGAGSVFKIFTVAAAMEMGMGINSQLPVPAAFQAKGLGSSSSPGCPPATWCVRNAGGYRDSMSVTDALATSPNTAFAKLISQIGVQRAVDMAVRLGLRSYALPGTARDYDPESNESLADFVKRQNIGSFTLGPIEVNGLELSNVAATLASGGVWCPPNPIAQVFDRHGNEVAVTTETCEQVVPEGLANTLANAMSEDDRGSGTAAGAAGSAGWNLPMSGKTGTTESNRSSAFLGFTSEFAAANYIYDDSTQPSELCSFPLRQCGSGNLFGGNEPARTWFTAMKPLTPDTVVLPPTDPRYVDGGPGSRVPSVAGMDVSMARDRLRAAGFQVADQPTEVNSGSPRGAVVGTSPTGQTIPGSIITILTSNGIPPAPPPPPAGIPGLPPMVGSTVVQIPGLPPITVPVLGPPPPPAPPPPP
- a CDS encoding metallophosphoesterase, which translates into the protein MSHLKNTAAIAAGSLVAGIGYASLIERNAFALRELTMPVLTPGSTPLRVLHLSDLHMLPRQRRKQEWLRELVSLQPDLVVNTGDNLSHQKAVPAVVQALGDLLSVPGVFVFGSNDYFAPKPKNPTNYLFNKKRRIHGDPLPWQDLRAAFTERGWLDMTHVRREFEVAGLQIAAAGVDDPHLKRDRYDTIAGPASAKANLTLGVTHSPEPWVLDRFAADGYQLVLAGHTHGGQLCLPFYGAVATNCDLDRSRAKGASQWGADMKLHVSAGLGTSPYAPVRFCCRPEATLLTLVAAPAKGPVIGSRAGQAHPTASVR
- the cds1 gene encoding L-cysteine desulfhydrase Cds1 — translated: MSARDWVDNAVRLIEADAHRSADTHLLRYPLPSAWADRFDVSLYLKDETTHITGSLKHRLARSLFLYALCNGWIGPGTTVIEASSGSTAVSEAYFAAMLGLPFIAVMPSSTSAAKVALIESQGGRCHFVERSAQVYEEAERLARETGGHYLDQFTNAERATDWRGNNNIAESIFEQMARETHPVPDWIVVGAGTGGTSATIGRYLRYRRHRTALCVVDPENSAFFPAYEQGRLDVETGVSSRIEGIGRPRVEPSFMPGVVDRMMTVPDCGSVAAAHHVSAVLGRRVGPSTGTNVWGAFALLAEMMAAGRSGSVVTLLADSGDRYRDTYFDAEWLSSQGLDSSTSAAKLAEFESSGRWN
- a CDS encoding serine/threonine-protein kinase translates to MFRTGDIIAGAERADGVCRRYTIDTLLGRGSSADVYRALGPSGPVALKVLRADPAAADRAQERFAREFTLAATLTHPHIVAVYEMGKLPTEPSTPWMAMQYIDGPDSSVLVPASTTDPDTTAVLRTCNQIAEALDYAHSMDVLHRDVKPTNVLLTTDRLDAYLSDFGIAQIIDEVSALPRNGRISGSISYAAPELLTGEHLSPATDLYAFAATVLEWLTGLPPYPRPTAFAITYAHLNDSPPRLSGRRRWLPRSLDSVFAKALAKSPAARYDSCAEFAGIVVHTLRDIPTGGGS
- a CDS encoding amino acid permease, coding for MSTDATYDNSALAHEEEGYHKSLKPRQIQMIAIGGAIGTGLFMGAGSRLHDAGPGLFLVYAFCGVFVFFIMRALGELVLHRPSSGSFVSYAREFFGEKTAYVTGWLYFFNWAATAIVDVTAVALYVHFWGMFEAIPQWLIALIALGIVLTMNIISVKLFGEMEFWASIIKVAALVTFLVVGIVFLAGRFEIEGSATGFSVISDNGGLLPTGMFSLVIVTSGVIFAYAAVELVGIAAGETEEPAKVMPRAINSVILRIAVFYVGSLILLALLLPYTTYRAGESPFVTFFSKIGVPAAGGIMNLVVLTAAMSSLNAGLYSTGRILRSMAMNGSAPSFTGVMNRNGVPFGGIALTGALTLLGVVLNLFVPAEAFNIALDLSALGIISTWAMIMACQIQLWRWERKGILTRPKFRLPGTPYTSYATLVFLAAVTALMCYENIWNLIAILVIGPMLVAGWYAVRSKVMTMAQQRLGYTGDYPVVPQPPIPERGHGGH